The following coding sequences are from one Triticum dicoccoides isolate Atlit2015 ecotype Zavitan chromosome 4A, WEW_v2.0, whole genome shotgun sequence window:
- the LOC119287634 gene encoding 1-aminocyclopropane-1-carboxylate oxidase homolog 1-like, producing the protein MASDSDRLRALKAFDNTKAGVKGLVDTGVTTITSIFHHPLPLHHLHADHEHHFTIPVISLAAAMGATTTTTPSERAELVTAVKVAAEMVGFFQVVNHGVPKAAMSEMLAALRGFHEEPVKAKAPYYSRDSRRRVRYQSNFDLFRSPAANWHDTLFMETAPESTPSEEIPPACRTIAPKYMRLVQQLGRTLLELLSKALGLRREHLEEDAACLEGLASHYYPSCPEPHLTLGTTAHSDPCFLTVVLQDAVGGFQVLVDGLQEDDKKMSDVVWVDVPAVAGVLVVNVGDFLQLVSNSKFRSVEHRMVAKSVRPRVFVACFFRRQGAATSTRVLQPIVTNGEARYRSTTMAELVRRYRAKGLDSNSLLQHLRL; encoded by the coding sequence ATGGCCTCCGACTCCGATCGCCTTCGTGCCCTTAAGGCCTTCGACAACACCAAGGCCGGCGTCAAGGGCCTCGTCGACACGGGCGTCACCACCATCACCTCCATCTtccaccaccccctccccctccaccATTTGCATGCAGATCATGAGCACCACTTTACCATCCCGGTCATCAGTCTCGCGGCTGCCATGggtgctactactactactacaccatccGAGCGAGCTGAGCTGGTCACCGCGGTGAAGGTGGCTGCGGAGATGGTGGGCTTCTTCCAGGTGGTGAACCATGGCGTGCCCAAGGCGGCCATGTCAGAGATGCTTGCAGCGTTGCGGGGCTTTCACGAGGAGCCGGTGAAGGCCAAGGCGCCCTACTACAGCCGGGACTCTCGCCGGCGCGTGAGGTACCAGAGCAACTTCGACCTGTTCCGGTCGCCAGCGGCCAACTGGCACGACACCCTTTTCATGGAGACAGCGCCGGAGTCGACACCGTCCGAGGAGATACCGCCCGCGTGCAGGACCATAGCGCCCAAGTACATGAGGTTGGTGCAGCAGCTGGGCCGCACCCTGCTCGAGCTGTTGTCGAAGGCACTGGGCCTCCGCCGTGAGCACCTGGAGGAGGACGCTGCGTGCCTGGAGGGGCTCGCTAGCCACTACTACCCATCCTGCCCAGAGCCGCACCTGACGTTGGGCACTACCGCCCACTCCGACCCCTGCTTCCTGACCGTGGTCCTCCAGGACGCTGTGGGCGGCTTCCAGGTGCTCGTCGACGGACTACAGGAAGATGACAAGAAGATGTCGGATGTCGTCTGGGTGGACGTGCCGGCAGTGGCAGGCGTGCTGGTGGTGAACGTCGGGGACTTCCTGCAGCTCGTCTCCAACAGCAAGTTCAGGAGCGTGGAGCACCGCATGGTGGCCAAGAGTGTCAGGCCTCGCGTCTTCGTGGCCTGCTTCTTCCGGCGGCAGGGTGCGGCCACGTCCACAAGAGTGCTACAGCCAATTGTCACCAACGGCGAGGCGCGGTACAGGAGCACCACCATGGCGGAACTGGTCCGGCGCTACAGGGCCAAGGGCCTTGACAGCAACTCTCTGCTCCAGCACCTGAGGCTCTGA
- the LOC119287635 gene encoding zinc finger matrin-type protein 2-like: MSGNPAGVDNTFRRKFDKEEYLERARQRERDEKDEARRGKDRGPPVQRQPLKHRDYEVDLESRLGKTQVVTPIAPLSQQAGYYCSVCECVVKDSANYLDHINGKKHQRALGMSMRVERASLEQVQKRFEALKKRKDPASFSEQDLDERIWKQQQEEEEKKRQRREKKKEKKKEQAGQNEPEDIDPDVAAMMGFGGFGTSSKK; this comes from the exons ATGTCTGGCAAT CCTGCAGGTGTGGATAACACTTTCCGTAGGAAATTTGATAAGGAGGAGTACTTGGAGCGAGCTCGACAGAGAGAGCGGGATGAGAAG GATGAAGCCCGGAGAGGCAAGG ACAGGGGCCCTCCTGTGCAAAGACAGCCTTTGAAGCATAGGGATTATGAAGTTGATCTTGAGTCTCGTCTTGGTAAAACCCAG GTGGTAACCCCAATCGCACCTTTGAGTCAGCAG GCTGGATACTACTGTTCAGTATGTGAGTGTGTTGTTAAAGATTCAGCCAACTATTTGGATCATATAAATGGCAAGAAGC ATCAGCGAGCATTGGGCATGTCTATGCGTGTTGAAAGGGCATCACTCGAACAG GTTCAAAAACGGTTTGAGGCACTTAAGAAGAGGAAGGACCCAGCCAGCTTCAGTGAACAAG atttggatgAGAGAATATGGAAACAGCagcaagaggaggaggagaagaagcgtCAACgcagagaaaagaagaaagaaaagaag AAAGAGCAGGCTGGCCAGAATGAACCTGAGGACATTGATCCTGATGTTGCTGCTATGATGGGCTTTGGCGGGTTCGGCACCTCATCAAAGAAGTGA